A part of Paraliobacillus zengyii genomic DNA contains:
- the jag gene encoding RNA-binding cell elongation regulator Jag/EloR: protein MRQVTASGQTVEDAVQSALKQLNTTEDQVKITIIDSGKKGLFGLFGSKRAIVKVTIEENPIEQAETYLKRLVSAFSDDVFIERITRGNTITFELSGEKIAMLIGKRGQTLNALQYLVQLVLNRGKKERYNVIIDAEGYRNRRRITLEQLADRLADKAIKIHKPVSLEPMPSYERKIIHSALQTNKSIETDSEGIEPNRYVVIKPAK from the coding sequence GTGAGACAGGTAACTGCTTCTGGACAAACAGTCGAAGATGCGGTCCAATCAGCACTAAAGCAGTTAAACACCACAGAGGACCAAGTAAAGATAACAATTATCGATTCAGGTAAAAAAGGATTATTTGGACTATTCGGTAGTAAACGTGCAATTGTAAAAGTAACAATTGAAGAAAACCCTATAGAGCAGGCGGAAACGTATTTGAAGCGCCTAGTTAGTGCTTTTTCTGATGACGTTTTTATTGAAAGAATAACACGTGGTAATACAATAACCTTTGAGTTATCAGGTGAAAAGATCGCGATGTTAATTGGAAAACGAGGACAGACTTTAAATGCGTTGCAATATCTTGTACAACTTGTTTTAAATCGTGGTAAAAAAGAGCGTTATAATGTAATCATTGACGCTGAGGGTTATCGTAACCGGCGAAGGATTACACTAGAGCAGTTAGCCGATCGGCTGGCAGATAAGGCTATTAAGATACACAAACCAGTTTCATTAGAACCGATGCCTTCTTATGAAAGAAAAATAATTCATAGTGCTCTGCAAACTAATAAGAGTATAGAGACGGATTCGGAAGGTATAGAACCGAATCGGTATGTAGTAATTAAACCAGCAAAATAA